Genomic segment of Pseudomonadota bacterium:
TCGGCGACGGAAGACAGGCTCTGGAGATCTATCAACAGCAACATTTCGACCTGGTCATCATGGATCTGACGATTCCCGGAGGTCTGGGAGGGCGCGAAACCATCAAGCTGCTCAGAGCCTGTGATCCCCAGGTGAAAGCCGTGGTCTCCAGCGGCTATAACAACGATCCGGTCCTCGCTGATTATAAGCGCCATGGGTTTTGCGGCGTTCTCAACAAACCTTATATTGTTGAAGACCTGCAAAAACTTCTGCACAGGGTGATGACCTGAGGCGAGCAGCCGGAAGAAACCCACGCCTCGTTTTTAATCGCCGTCCGGCATCAGGCTTTTGGCTCGGCTGAGAATTGCTTCAGGGTTGTCCACTCCGGCCGCTTCGAGAAAGTTTTTCAGTTTCAGGACACAGATCGGACAGGCCGAATGAAACTCGCCATAGGCTTCCTCCAGTGGATCCACCATGTCACTGCAGAAATAGCAGGCTTCGTTCGCGCTGTCATAGAGATCCATGATGTCGTCGGCAAAAACCGGAACTATCTTCTCGATGTCGTCTTCCTCCAGCGGCGTCAGCCCCAACATGATTTTCAGTTCAAGCAAAACATATTTCTTGATGGCGGCAAAAGCTTCCGGGCCGATAGCATTCAACTTGCGATCAAGTTCGGCCAGCGACGCCTGAATTTCCAGCCAGGATTGCTCATCCTCGACCGAATTGTCCAGAGTCCGGCGCCGCGCCAGAATCTCCGTAATATCGACGACCTTCGCCGCCATGGGCTTCCTTTTTTCACTCTTGCCTAAGGGTTGCGGATCCGACCGTAGCCTCCAGCGCAGAGGCTACGGCCACGCCGGCGGCGTTAACACCGGGTCAAATCCGTTGTCAATCGTTATTTCATGACCAGCCACCGCCGACTTAAAAAACCTGCCCAGAAAGTCCCAGGGTTGCGGCCACAACTCAGTCTTCCTGCCAGTGACCAAGATTGCGGGGCGGCGGAGCCACTTTGAAAACCTCCTCCGGGGTGGTCAGGCCGGCGGCCACGGCATGGGCTCCGCTCAAGCGTAAAGGGCGCATGCCGTCACGGACCGATTGCCGCCGCAGAACCTCCAGATTGACGGAAGAGTTGATCAGCTCCACCAGATCCGGAGTAACCAGCATGATCTCAAAAATCGCGGTACGGCCAAGATAGCCGGTACGCCGGCATTCGGGACAGCCGACGGCGTGATAGACCAGTTCCGGCCGCCGAATCTTCCACGGAGCGGTCAGCAAATGCCACTGTTGACGGTCAAGGGGACCCGCTTGTTTGCAAAAGGGACAAAGGGTGCGCACCAGGCGCTGGGCCGTGATGCCAAGCAAGGTCGCCTGCAGCAGAAAATCGGAAACCCCGAGATCAAGCAGACGGGTGATCGCGGAAGCAGAATCGTTGGTGTGCAGGGTCGAAAGCACTAGATGACCGGTCAGGGAGGCCTGCACCGCAATTTCAGCGGTTTCCAGATCACGAATCTCGCCGACCATGATGATGTCCGGGTCCTGGCGCAACAGGGTCCGAACCCCACTGGCAAAGGTGACCCCGATGGCGGGCTGAACCTGCATCTGGTTGAGTTTGGGGTCGACGATTTCAATCGGGTCTTCCACCGTACAAACGTTGAGCTCGGGTCGGGCCAGATGCCTGAGGGTGGCATACAGGGTGGTCGTCTTACCCGAGCCGGTCGGTCCGGTAACCAGAATAATCCCATGCGGATTCTCGACCATGCCCCGCCAGGTTCTCAGCTCTTCCTCGCTGAAGCCTAGGTCTTTAAACGATTTCTTCAGGGCCTCGGGATCGAAGATCCGCATCACCAGCTTTTCGCCGAAGGTGGTCGGCATGGTTGACAGCCGAAGCTCGACCTCCTCACCCTGAGGAGTAATGGTTTTCAGACGACCATCCTGGGGCCGGCGTTTCTCAGCGACATCCATGCGCCCTAAAACCTTAATTCGACTGGTCACGGCCGTCATGACGTTGAGCGGCACCTGGTAAATTTGGTGTAGAACCCCATCAATGCGAAAGCG
This window contains:
- a CDS encoding response regulator, giving the protein MTKEPEIAAKRILVMDDDDAICEILSELLCAYGCEVVAVGDGRQALEIYQQQHFDLVIMDLTIPGGLGGRETIKLLRACDPQVKAVVSSGYNNDPVLADYKRHGFCGVLNKPYIVEDLQKLLHRVMT
- a CDS encoding type II/IV secretion system protein — encoded protein: MDLEGITIFAARCLHGRPLELDFLLRELQDDGFIGPDDAENCRRSAQIKRGLPLHPLALIGALQLTDRRTPGGLLTVEELTGWLAAKTGLPYLRIDPLKLEVHAITGLNLPRAYIDRFNIMPVKVEENRVVMATAEPFVDDWVKELSQVLHKDIERVIVNPVDIQRYRQEFFSLAESVRGASDGKHAVSRISDFEQLVTLGRAGKLDAGDQHVVHIVDWLLQYAFDQRASDIHLEPRRESGNIRFRIDGVLHQIYQVPLNVMTAVTSRIKVLGRMDVAEKRRPQDGRLKTITPQGEEVELRLSTMPTTFGEKLVMRIFDPEALKKSFKDLGFSEEELRTWRGMVENPHGIILVTGPTGSGKTTTLYATLRHLARPELNVCTVEDPIEIVDPKLNQMQVQPAIGVTFASGVRTLLRQDPDIIMVGEIRDLETAEIAVQASLTGHLVLSTLHTNDSASAITRLLDLGVSDFLLQATLLGITAQRLVRTLCPFCKQAGPLDRQQWHLLTAPWKIRRPELVYHAVGCPECRRTGYLGRTAIFEIMLVTPDLVELINSSVNLEVLRRQSVRDGMRPLRLSGAHAVAAGLTTPEEVFKVAPPPRNLGHWQED